The Myxocyprinus asiaticus isolate MX2 ecotype Aquarium Trade chromosome 26, UBuf_Myxa_2, whole genome shotgun sequence genome has a window encoding:
- the LOC127416998 gene encoding extracellular calcium-sensing receptor-like: MGLIMWLWVVGFIAETVRVLSAGLSCGLRARSVSESLYKEGDVIIGGLFPVHTEAPEPEHAFTQMQHGDRCQGVDLRSYRWLKAMIFTVEEINRDPVLLPNVTLGYLVADTCLAEGTTLSAALALVTGQEETVLGTECNGAPVVPVIIGDARSSASIVVADTLGVFDIPMVSYFASCACLSDSRRFHTFLRTVPSDAFQAMAIAHLLRLLDWTWVGVVAGDDEYGKSGVQLLLKELEVSGVCVDYLEVIPKSHSQSRIRRIVQRIQTSTARVVVTFAIGPDLEVIFKEIVMQNVTNRQWIATEAWSTSTQYSDPASIPLLDGTIGFALRRADIQGLLAFLAQLSPEMQPNEPFVKDVWEEIFGCSLAQDWQPSFKRPKCTGSEDVVKHGRIYTDVSQLRVTYNVYKAVYAIANAIQNMMACQPGRGPFENGKCPDVTRIKPRELLHYLYAVNFTTPVGELVYFEDNGEPSASYDIMNWHVDESRAVNFVQVGQFDAAKGPGQELNINLERVVWGGGWTDQVPVSVCSASCPAGTRKAVKKGKPVCCFDCLPCAVGEISNVTDSTECMKCPERFWSNIERTRCIPKVVEFLSLQDTMGIVLTVLSVTGATLTTTVLAAFFHHRDSPLVRANNSELSFLLLVSLTLCFLCALVFIGRPAPWNCMLRHTLFGVSFVICIACVLSKTVVVLVAFRATLPGSNLMQYFGPIQQRAGIFLCTLIQFVICLLWLLLAPPLPTESAGGELGAQVILQCTVGSVVGFVLVLGYIGLLAVVCFLLAFFARKLPDNFNEAKFITFSMLIFCAVWIAFVPAYVSSPGKYTVAVEIFAILASSYGLLLCIFTPKCYIIMLRPEKNTKKNMMARCG; the protein is encoded by the exons ATGGGTTTGATTATGTGGTTGTGGGTGGTGGGATTCATTGCTGAGACAGTCAGGGTGTTGAGTGCAGGTCTGTCCTGTGGTCTACGGGCCAGATCTGTCTCAGAGAGCCTGTATAAAGAGGGAGATGTGATAATTGGCGGTCTGTTTCCTGTACACACTGAAGCACCAGAGCCTGAACATGCTTTCACTCAAATGCAGCATGGAGATCGCTGCCAGGG TGTTGACCTTCGTTCATACCGCTGGCTCAAAGCTATGATCTTCACTGTGGAGGAGATTAATCGTGACCCTGTCCTGCTTCCAAATGTTACCCTGGGGTATCTGGTAGCCGACACCTGCCTGGCTGAGGGCACGACCCTCAGTGCTGCTTTAGCTTTGGTAACGGGGCAGGAGGAGACAGTGTTGGGAACAGAGTGCAACGGGGCCCCAGTGGTGCCTGTCATTATCGGAGACGCCCGTTCCTCTGCCTCAATAGTGGTGGCTGACACGCTGGGAGTGTTTGATATCCCCATG GTGAGTTACTTCGCCTCTTGTGCCTGTCTCAGTGACAGTCGCAGATTTCACACATTCTTGCGTACTGTACCCAGTGATGCCTTCCAGGCCATGGCCATAGCCCACCTGCTGCGCCTACTGGACTGGACCTGGGTGGGTGTGGTTGCAGGAGATGATGAATATGGCAAAAGCGGCGTGCAGCTGCTCTTAAAAGAGCTGGAGGTTTCAGGGGTCTGTGTGGACTACCTTGAAGTCATTCCAAAGTCACATTCACAGAGCAGAATCAGGCGGATTGTGCAGAGAATTCAGACCTCTACAGCTCGTGTGGTGGTAACCTTTGCCATCGGCCCAGACTTAGAAGTCATATTCAAAGAAATTGTTATGCAGAATGTGACCAACAGGCAGTGGATAGCCACAGAGGCTTGGAGCACTTCCACTCAGTACTCTGACCCAGCGAGCATTCCTCTCCTAGATGGAACCATCGGCTTTGCCCTGCGCAGGGCTGATATTCAGGGTCTTTTGGCTTTTCTTGCCCAGCTGAGCCCTGAGATGCAGCCAAATGAACCATTCGTAAAAGATGTATGGGAAGAAATTTTTGGGTGCTCGCTGGCACAGGACTGGCAGCCTTCATTTAAAAGACCAAAGTGCACAGGCTCAGAGGATGTGGTGAAGCATGGGCGCATCTACACAGATGTCTCACAGCTGAGAGTCACTTACAATGTGTATAAGGCTGTATATGCTATTGCCAATGCTATTCAGAACATGATGGCCTGTCAGCCTGGTAGAGGGCCAtttgaaaatggaaaatgtcCTGATGTGACCCGAATAAAGCCCAGAGAG CTACTGCACTACTTATATGCAGTAAACTTCACAACACCAGTGGGTGAGCTGGTCTATTTTGAAGATAACGGAGAGCCATCTGCCTCTTATGACATTATGAACTGGCATGTAGATGAAAGCAGAGCAGTGAATTTTGTCCAGGTGGGACAGTTTGATGCAGCCAAAGGACCAGGCCAGGAGCTGAACATAAACCTTGAACGAGTGGTTTGGGGTGGGGGCTGGACTGACCAG GTgcctgtgtctgtgtgcagtgcaAGCTGTCCCGCAGGCACCAGGAAGGCTGTAAAGAAAGGAAAACCAGTCTGTTGTTTCGACTGCCTCCCTTGTGCAGTAGGGGAAATCAGTAATGTGACAG ACTCTACAGAGTGTATGAAATGTCCGGAGCGGTTCTGGTCAAACATTGAGAGGACAAGGTGCATCCCAAAGGTTGTGGAGTTTCTGTCCTTGCAAGATACTATGGGAATTGTGCTTACAGTTTTATCTGTCACTGGGGCAACACTGACTACAACTGTTCTAGCTGCCTTTTTTCATCACCGTGACTCACCCCTCGTGCGAGCCAACAACTCAGAGCTGAGCTTCCTGCTGTTGGTATCACTCACACTCTGTTTCCTGTGTGCATTAGTTTTCATTGGCCGGCCTGCGCCGTGGAATTGCATGCTACGTCACACCCTGTTTGGAGTAAGCTTTGTGATTTGCATCGCCTGCGTCCTCAGTAAGACTGTGGTGGTGCTGGTGGCTTTTCGGGCCACTCTGCCTGGATCGAACCTGATGCAATACTTTGGGCCTATCCAGCAGAGGGCAGGCATCTTCCTTTGCACACTGATTCAGTTTGTCATTTGTTTGCTGTGGCTCTTGCTGGCTCCTCCCCTGCCCACAGAAAGTGCAGGAGGTGAGCTTGGTGCTCAGGTGATCCTCCAGTGCACGGTAGGATCTGTAGTGGGGTTTGTACTGGTGCTGGGTTATATCGGCCTGCTAGCAGTGGTCTGCTTCTTGCTGGCTTTCTTTGCTCGGAAGCTCCCAGACAATTTCAATGAGGCAAAATTCATTACTTTCAGCATGTTGATCTTCTGTGCTGTGTGGATTGCATTTGTTCCAGCATATGTCAGCTCACCAGGGAAGTACACAGTGGCTGTGGAGATTTTTGCCATTCTAGCCTCCAGTTACGGCCTGCTGCTTTGTATTTTCACTCCAAAGTGTTATATAATTATGCTTAGACCTGAAAAAAATACGAAAAAGAACATGATGGCCAGATgtgggtaa